The nucleotide sequence TATCAATCTGCTGTTGGGTTCGATCCGGGCGATGTCCGGGGGAGGGACGCTCACCGTCAAAACCTTCCTCAAACAGCTGAGCAAGGACGAGGGCTGGAGCGGCCGGACGCCCGGCCAGTTGAAGGCGGGCGACACGGTTGTTGCCGCCGAGGTTGAGGACGACGGCCCGGGCGTCATCGAAAGCAAGCTTGCCGACAAATCCGAACGCGCGTTCGCGACGGAACTGATCCGGAAGGGCGTTCTCGATTTGATGGTGCTGAAGAAAGTGGTCGAGTTGTACGGCGGGATGATTCGGATCATCAACCGCAAAGAGGGAGGGGTCAAAGTGACCGTCATGTTCAAAACACAGCGAAAGGAAGGATCATGAGCAAGAAACGAATTCTGGTGGCCGATGATGAGACCAGCATCACCCGGTTGTTGAAATTGAACCTCGAACGAACGGGCAACTACGAGGTGCGCGAGGAGAATCTTGGCGCGCGGGTGTTCGAGGCCGCGCAGGAGTTCAAGCCGGACCTGATCCTGCTCGACGTCATGATGCCGGACATGGACGGCGGAGACGTCGCCGCCAGTTTGAAACAGGACCCGGCGCTGCGCAAAACGCCCGTGGTGTTTTTGACCGCCGCGGTCAAGAAGGAGGAGCTGGGCGCTCCGGAGGGCAAGATCGGCGGGCGCATGTATATCGCGAAGCCGCTGAACGTGCAGGGCGTCATCGGCGTCATCGAAAAAACGCTGGGCAAATAGCGCGCCAAAACCAGCCTCTTGTTGTCCGCCCGGCGTGCCGGGTTTTCTTTCGGGGATCGTTCCGGTTTCATAGCGACCGCATGCCCATCGCCAGACCACGCCGGATGGCTTCGCGATTCGCCGCGTCGTAAAACTCCACCGGATTGTAATCATCGGTCAGTACGATGCCATGCTGCGGGTTGGCCTCCGTGCGGTCGTAGAAGGCGGCCCGGGCCAGGTCCCGACAGTGTGGATGCATCTTTTCAAAATCGGGCGTCGCGAAAGGATTGAGGGCCGGCTCGTCCGATGCGACGAAAAAGACGTTGCCGCTGTCGTCCGGATTTGCGGCGTGAATGCGCACGGACTTGAACACGGCGCGCAGCGTTTTTTCAATTGAGGCGGCGAAAAAGTCCCTGCCCGACTGGAAATCCCCGAAGGAATTGATCACCAGAACGCCGCCGGGTTTCAAAATGCGCCGCATCGAGTCAAAGGCCTCGCGGGTCATCAGGTGCGACGGCGAGGAGTCGCCCAGAAATGCGTCCAGCACA is from Candidatus Angelobacter sp. and encodes:
- a CDS encoding fused MFS/spermidine synthase; translated protein: VLDAFLGDSSPSHLMTREAFDSMRRILKPGGVLVINSFGDFQSGRDFFAASIEKTLRAVFKSVRIHAANPDDSGNVFFVASDEPALNPFATPDFEKMHPHCRDLARAAFYDRTEANPQHGIVLTDDYNPVEFYDAANREAIRRGLAMGMRSL
- a CDS encoding response regulator — encoded protein: MSKKRILVADDETSITRLLKLNLERTGNYEVREENLGARVFEAAQEFKPDLILLDVMMPDMDGGDVAASLKQDPALRKTPVVFLTAAVKKEELGAPEGKIGGRMYIAKPLNVQGVIGVIEKTLGK